The stretch of DNA CAATTTTTTCTGGAAAAGCGGCACCAATGACTTTGGGAATAATTTCACTAAAAATGATAATTAACATTGCCACAACTAAGGTAGCAATCGATAGAACTAATGCACTATCGCCAAATAAGTGCAATGCAATCCCAGTCACTAAGATCGGCAGAATGGTATTGATCAAATTGTTGGAGATGAGCAGAACAGAGAGTAAAGAATCGATTCTTTTTAGTAGTCGCTCGGCCAGTGCAGCGCCAGGATTGCCGTTATTGGCCATTGCCCTGAGTCGATGCCGGTTAGAAGACAGCATGCTTGTCTCGGTCATCGAGAAGAAGCCCGAAAGTGCTAGCAAAAACAGGACTAGTGCAACTTGACCAACAAACGGCCAGTCATCAAAAAAAGTGTCCATCAAATATGCCTAGAAAGAATAAGGAGGATTCAATATAGCAAAGTGTGGTTTCACTAGCTATAGGCAGATTAGAAAACTGGGTTCATGCGGACTGAGATGTATGTCAGAATCGTCGCATGACTGACATCAAACTGATCTCCACCCCCCAATCAGTTGAATATTGCATCATTGAAGCCCCTTTTGCTTGCTTGGGTCTTCAGACTGAACTAGTGGAGGGGAGCCTGATGATCTCTAAAATAGACTACCTCCCCCTGGGAAGCGTCGGTCTTTCGCCTGGCAATGCATTGGCGAAGGTGTTTGTAAAACAGTGTGCCCGGTACTTTATTGATGCGGCAGCTATATTTGATTTGCCCTTAAAGCCTACTGGAACTGTGCACCAACAAAAAGTATGGGGCGCTATTTCAGGAATCAAGACTGGCAATACTACAAGTTATGGGGCGATTGCAAAGGGCATTCAAAGTGGGCCTCGGGCTGTGGGATCGGCTTGCGGAGCCAATCCTTATCCATTAGTGATCCCCTGTCATCGAGTAGTGTCGACTCAGGGTATTGGCGGATTTATGGGGGAAGATAATCCTGGTTTTTATCGCCAAATTAAAGTTTGGCTACTAAAGCATGAGGGCGCTATTTAAGGCTGTCTCAGCCTACGAGAAGCAACAAAATAGAACGCCTTTACTAAGTAATCACTCGTTGCAGCGACCTTTGTAAAGGCATAAAAAATCCATACGGTATTTCGGGAGAGCTTTACGCTTGATGAATTGAACATTGCCGATCTATCAGCAATTTTTCCTAAGGTCATTACCGCAAGACCAAAAGCAAGGAAGCAGAAGCGCCTCATACCAGCCTCATTTTTTGGGATCAGGAGAATATATTTTAAGGAGTCTGCTAATTTATCGGTAGCGATTTGGAGGAGGTCTGACTGATTCAGTCGTGCGGGCTTCCAGTTCACGCCGCGCGCCTGGTCCTCTGGGGAGTCCTTGAGGATATTGGTCATTTGTAAGGCCTGTCCAAATCCAATAGCTAATGCTTCATGTCCTTTAATGCGCCTGTCAAATACTGGCGAATAGGAAGCGAAAAGTGTTGTGAGGAGTTCTCCAACTACTCCGGCAACGACGTAGCAATAGTCTTCAAATTCAGCTAAGTCTTTGAGGCCATCCTTATTTTGTCGATGATGAAAGCGAGTCATCCCATCCGACATGATAGAAACGCAACGACTAATGGCTGCTTGGTTAGCTTGGGGAAAAGTATGAAAGATGCGTAAAACAGTTGGGATGTGAGCAATTAAATCAAGCTCATCTGTATTGGAGTGATTTTTTAGTGCATACAAACAGGGGGCAACAAAGGACTCAGCGGGGGCAGCTCCTAAAACAGAGTCTAAAAATAACTTAGATAGGGTTTGTTTTTCAGTCGGAGTGAGTTCTACCGCATCTTCAATGGTATCGACGATGCGGCACAGTAAATAGGTATTTCCGACCACCACTTCCATTTCTGGTGGGAGCAGGGGAATGGTGAGAGCAAAAGTGCGCGAAACAGAGCCTAAGATGGCTTTTTGATAAGCCAAATCTTCTTGGGGGTTCACTGATAAATGCACTCATGAATTATCTCAGACAGCCATAGCCGGATTGATCTCTTCGGTATTAGATGGCATCAGACGGCATTAGATGACATAAGTGACAAAGCCATATAATTTGACAAAATTCCTTGAGGAGACATAAGGCGATGTTGATTTGGTTTGTCATCATCTATTGGGTGATATCGGTAGGCATCGGTCTGTGGGCAGCTCTACGGGTTAAAAATACCGCTGACTTTGCAGCAGCAGGACATAGCCTGCCCCTGCCAGTGGTGACCGCTACCGTGTTTGCCACTTGGTTTGGTTCTGAGGCTGTTCTCGGTATTCCCGCAACCTTTTTAAAGGAAGGGCTAGGAGGGATTGTTTCCGATCCCTTTGGTTCTTCTTTGTGCTTAATACTGGTGGGTCTCTTTTTTGCCCGTCATCTCTATAACCGCCGAATGCTAACAATTGGCGATTTTTTCAGGGAAAAATATGGGCGTACCGTTGAGGTTTTAGTCACGCTGTGTATTGTGGTGTCCTATTTAGGGTGGGTTGCAGCGCAGATTAAGGCCCTAGGCTTGGTTTTTAGTGTGGTGTCCGACGGCAGTATTTCCCAAACTGGCGGTATGTTGATCGGTGCTGGTAGTGTATTGATCTATACCTTGTTTGGAGGCATGTGGTCGGTAGCGATTACAGACTTTATTCAGATGATCATCATTGTGATTGGCATGCTGTACATCGGTGGTGAAATCACCTCTCAAACGGGTGGAATTAGCGTGGTGATTGAGCATGCAGCTGCCGCCGGTCAATTCTCAAACTTTTGGCCTGATATGAATCTCGCCTCTATCCTGGGTTTTACTGCTGCCTTATGCACCATGATGTTGGGATCCATTCCACAGCAGGATGTATTTCAGAGGATTACTTCATCTAAGAACGCCAATATTGCAGTGCAGGCTGCATTATTGGGAGGGGTGATGTATTTCATTTTTGCTTTTGTCCCTCTCTACCTAGCCTATGCGGCCACTATTATTAGTCCGGATCTAGTGAAGCAATATCTCAATACTGATCCTCAAATGATTTTGCCTAAGTTGATCTTGAATCATGCGCCCATGATTGCCCAAGTGATGTTTTTTGGAGCACTTCTTTCTGCAATTAAGAGTTGTGCAAGCGCTACCCTGCTGGCGCCATCGGTAACCTTTGCGGAAAATATCGTTAGAGGGTTCTTTAAGCATTTATCTGATCAAGACTTACTCAAGGTGATGAGAATGACTGTTTTGTGTTTTACAGTTGTCGTTACCTTTTTTGCCATTAATTCTGAATTATCGATATTCAAGATGGTTGAGAACGCCTATAAGGTCACCTTGGTTGCCGCTTTTGTTCCGCTTGCTTTTGGTGTGTACTGGTCTAGGGCGAACTCTTTAGGGGGTTTGCTATCAGTCGTATGCGGCCTGACTGTGTGGATAAGTTGCGAAACGTTAGCACCGCATGCCATCCTTCCCCCTCAATTAGCCGGTTTGTTTGCCAGTATTGTTGGCATGCTTTTAGGCGGATTGGTGCCCAGGGGTCGATTGAGCCCAATTTAACTAGTAATTGTTAAGACTAAGTAAAATTTAATAGTAGTTGCG from Polynucleobacter sp. TUM22923 encodes:
- a CDS encoding methylated-DNA--[protein]-cysteine S-methyltransferase, with the translated sequence MTDIKLISTPQSVEYCIIEAPFACLGLQTELVEGSLMISKIDYLPLGSVGLSPGNALAKVFVKQCARYFIDAAAIFDLPLKPTGTVHQQKVWGAISGIKTGNTTSYGAIAKGIQSGPRAVGSACGANPYPLVIPCHRVVSTQGIGGFMGEDNPGFYRQIKVWLLKHEGAI
- a CDS encoding squalene/phytoene synthase family protein, whose product is MNPQEDLAYQKAILGSVSRTFALTIPLLPPEMEVVVGNTYLLCRIVDTIEDAVELTPTEKQTLSKLFLDSVLGAAPAESFVAPCLYALKNHSNTDELDLIAHIPTVLRIFHTFPQANQAAISRCVSIMSDGMTRFHHRQNKDGLKDLAEFEDYCYVVAGVVGELLTTLFASYSPVFDRRIKGHEALAIGFGQALQMTNILKDSPEDQARGVNWKPARLNQSDLLQIATDKLADSLKYILLIPKNEAGMRRFCFLAFGLAVMTLGKIADRSAMFNSSSVKLSRNTVWIFYAFTKVAATSDYLVKAFYFVASRRLRQP
- a CDS encoding sodium:solute symporter family protein; the encoded protein is MLIWFVIIYWVISVGIGLWAALRVKNTADFAAAGHSLPLPVVTATVFATWFGSEAVLGIPATFLKEGLGGIVSDPFGSSLCLILVGLFFARHLYNRRMLTIGDFFREKYGRTVEVLVTLCIVVSYLGWVAAQIKALGLVFSVVSDGSISQTGGMLIGAGSVLIYTLFGGMWSVAITDFIQMIIIVIGMLYIGGEITSQTGGISVVIEHAAAAGQFSNFWPDMNLASILGFTAALCTMMLGSIPQQDVFQRITSSKNANIAVQAALLGGVMYFIFAFVPLYLAYAATIISPDLVKQYLNTDPQMILPKLILNHAPMIAQVMFFGALLSAIKSCASATLLAPSVTFAENIVRGFFKHLSDQDLLKVMRMTVLCFTVVVTFFAINSELSIFKMVENAYKVTLVAAFVPLAFGVYWSRANSLGGLLSVVCGLTVWISCETLAPHAILPPQLAGLFASIVGMLLGGLVPRGRLSPI